One window from the genome of candidate division KSB1 bacterium encodes:
- a CDS encoding molybdopterin-dependent oxidoreductase — protein sequence LAKNGALIAKGIYQSPPPIGAQGKFKGWRAGLSPTYSFQAYVAQVSVDPDTCEIRVNKVWAAHDCGKALNPLAVEGQIEGCIHMGLGQVLCEEMPYLKGAIQGPNFLDYRTLTPMQMPEVDVIIVESNDPEGPFGAKEAGEGPLLPILPAVANAIYDAVGVRMYSLPITPDKLWKAVQRQMTAGAARAKAFA from the coding sequence CTTGGCAAAAAATGGTGCCCTTATCGCCAAAGGCATTTATCAGTCGCCGCCGCCAATAGGCGCTCAGGGAAAATTCAAAGGGTGGCGTGCCGGACTTTCGCCAACTTATAGTTTCCAGGCCTACGTGGCTCAGGTCAGTGTCGATCCCGATACCTGCGAAATTCGCGTCAATAAAGTCTGGGCTGCCCACGACTGCGGCAAAGCTCTCAACCCCTTAGCGGTGGAGGGACAAATTGAAGGGTGTATTCACATGGGATTGGGACAGGTGCTTTGCGAGGAAATGCCCTATCTCAAGGGTGCGATTCAAGGACCCAATTTTCTCGACTACCGTACTTTAACCCCAATGCAAATGCCGGAAGTGGATGTCATTATCGTCGAGAGCAACGACCCGGAAGGACCGTTTGGTGCAAAAGAAGCCGGGGAAGGACCATTGCTGCCAATTTTACCAGCCGTTGCAAATGCCATTTATGATGCGGTTGGTGTTCGAATGTATTCCCTGCCAATTACGCCGGATAAATTGTGGAAGGCGGTGCAGAGGCAAATGACGGCGGGAGCAGCACGTGCAAAAGCATTTGCATAA